One Papaver somniferum cultivar HN1 chromosome 10, ASM357369v1, whole genome shotgun sequence genomic window carries:
- the LOC113316535 gene encoding F-box protein CPR1-like — MGGIFAKSSNMNGNRMGTMEEKDTMYEKQLVLMPHLPEEIIIQILSRLSPRYLLKFRCVSKPWSVLFNNPKLVDMIKNHFIIMVRYGKDMYSIDNESLSTSSSLLDDIDSRIEKIHCPVVDNYFMINFVACCNGLFCIRTAKCHDFSLWNPSNGDYKRIPSAPDQFQVDKHSMSTLIGCGLGYDSESDDYKFVCIISNLTLNQSEAKIYSLRSNLWKPIQQISYVLSPQTHKYGVFCNGALHWLSSSSPTALIALHMTDELIRVISPPENPNFEHIGDTACIDVLDGCLGMLYCNVDLGFEVWLMKDYGKKESWTKFYSISKLAISLEMGRFGRLRRIKCLKTGEILLEIYHHSIIGGTREALVLYDPKNETSKFLKHDKDKWSSSSLSFHSYVKSSVSVSTKH, encoded by the coding sequence ATGGGAGGAATATTTGCCAAGTCCTCAAACATGAACGGGAACAGGATGGGAACGATGGAAGAAAAGGATACCATGTATGAGAAGCAGCTAGTTTTAATGCCGCATCTGCCAGAAGAAATTATCATCCAAATCCTTTCGAGGTTATCTCCTAGATATCTCTTAAAATTCAGGTGTGTATCAAAACCTTGGAGTGTCCTATTTAATAACCCTAAACTTGTTGACATGATAAAAAATCACTTCATTATCATGGTTAGATATGGCAAAGATATGTACTCTATAGATAACGAatcattatcaacatcatcatcattacttGATGATATTGACAGCCGGATTGAGAAGATTCATTGCCCAGTCGTTGATAATTACTTTATGATTAATTTTGTGGCTTGTTGTAATGGCTTGTTCTGCATACGCACTGCTAAATGCCATGATTTCAGTTTATGGAACCCATCTAATGGGGACTACAAACGAATACCAAGTGCACCTGATCAATTTCAAGTTGATAAACATAGCATGTCAACATTGATAGGATGTGGGCTTGGTTATGACTCCGAGAGTGATGATTATAAGTTTGTATGTATCATAAGCAATTTAACCTTGAACCAATCTGAAGCTAAAATATATTCGCTTAGATCGAATTTATGGAAACCAATCCAACAGATCTCTTATGTCTTATCTCCGCAAACACACAAGTATGGAGTGTTTTgtaatggagctcttcattggctGTCATCATCTTCGCCCACAGCCTTAATTGCTTTACATATGACAGATGAGCTTATCAGAGTAATCTCACCACCAGAAAATCCGAATTTCGAGCATATCGGTGACACTGCATGTATCGATGTGTTGGATGGGTGTCTTGGTATGCTTTACTGCAATGTAGACCTTGGTTTTGAAGTATGGTTGATGAAGGATTACGGAAAGAAAGAGTCATGGACTAAATTTTACAGCATTTCGAAACTGGCAATATCACTTGAAATGGGAAGGTTTGGGCGCTTGAGAAGGATCAAGTGTTTAAAAACTGGAGAGATTCTATTAGAGATTTATCACCACAGCATAATTGGGGGTACTAGAGAGGCTTTGGTTCTATATGATCCAAAGAATGAAACGTCAAAGTTTTTGAAGCACGATAAGGATAAATGGTCTTCAAGTTCATTGTCATTCCATAGTTATGTTAAGAGCTCGGTTTCAGTTTCCACAAAGCACTAA